A genome region from Bacteroides stercoris ATCC 43183 includes the following:
- a CDS encoding DUF4251 domain-containing protein, whose product MKKFIALAALVLMSMVTTTVYAQESNAQRRADRKAQRDAERARLKAEQQAADAVSYDDAVAALKAQKFVLEANQVMFRNGQTAFVTSNTNFVLVNQARGTVQVAFNTVYPGPNGIGGVTVDGTVSDMKMSTDKRGNINCNFSIQGIGISAQIFLTLTNGGNNATVTISPNFNSNTMTLSGSLLPLNQSNIFKGRSW is encoded by the coding sequence ATGAAAAAGTTTATTGCATTAGCAGCATTAGTATTGATGAGCATGGTGACAACCACCGTGTATGCACAAGAGAGTAACGCACAACGCCGTGCAGACCGCAAAGCCCAAAGAGACGCAGAGCGCGCACGCCTGAAAGCGGAACAGCAGGCAGCCGACGCGGTCTCCTACGATGATGCCGTAGCAGCGCTGAAAGCACAGAAGTTTGTATTGGAAGCCAATCAGGTAATGTTCCGCAACGGGCAGACGGCTTTCGTCACTTCCAACACAAACTTCGTATTGGTAAATCAGGCACGCGGTACGGTACAGGTGGCTTTCAACACGGTTTATCCCGGTCCTAACGGTATCGGCGGCGTAACAGTGGACGGGACGGTATCGGACATGAAAATGTCTACCGACAAACGCGGCAACATCAACTGTAATTTCAGCATCCAGGGTATCGGCATCTCCGCACAGATATTCCTTACGCTGACCAACGGCGGTAATAATGCAACCGTTACCATCAGCCCGAACTTCAACTCCAATACTATGACTTTAAGTGGCAGCCTGCTGCCGTTGAACCAATCGAATATCTTTAAGGGACGTTCCTGGTAG
- a CDS encoding LuxR C-terminal-related transcriptional regulator, with protein sequence MREFIIADNQDITKAGMMFLLSKQKDTALLLEADNKAELIQQLRLHPEAVVILDYTLFDFTGADELIVLHERFKTADWLLFSDELSVGFLRQVLFSSMAFGVVLKDNSKEEILTALQCASRKERFICNHVSNLLLSGNNQSAAPHPTLQNALLTPAERSILKEIALGKTTKEIAAERNLSFHTVNSHRKNIFRKLNVNNAHEATKYAMKAGIVDLVEYYI encoded by the coding sequence ATGAGAGAATTTATCATCGCGGACAATCAAGATATAACCAAAGCAGGCATGATGTTTCTGTTGAGCAAACAGAAAGACACCGCCTTGCTGCTGGAAGCCGACAATAAAGCGGAGCTTATACAACAGCTACGGTTACATCCCGAAGCGGTGGTTATATTGGACTATACACTGTTTGACTTTACCGGCGCCGATGAACTGATTGTATTGCACGAACGCTTCAAAACAGCGGACTGGTTACTGTTTTCCGACGAACTGAGCGTCGGCTTTCTGCGACAAGTATTGTTCAGCAGCATGGCATTCGGAGTAGTGCTGAAGGACAATTCCAAAGAAGAGATACTCACAGCACTGCAATGCGCTTCACGTAAGGAACGCTTTATATGTAATCACGTCAGCAACTTATTACTCTCGGGAAATAACCAGTCGGCTGCTCCCCACCCCACTCTGCAAAACGCTCTGCTGACGCCTGCCGAAAGAAGTATTCTGAAAGAGATTGCATTAGGAAAAACGACCAAAGAAATAGCAGCCGAAAGAAACCTCAGTTTCCATACCGTGAACAGCCACCGGAAAAACATCTTCAGAAAACTGAATGTGAACAATGCCCACGAAGCTACGAAATATGCTATGAAAGCGGGCATTGTGGATTTGGTGGAGTACTATATCTGA
- a CDS encoding GGGtGRT protein: MIREVKFESQDRRIKGIIEALNANGIKDIEEANAICEAAGLDPYKTCEETQPICFENAKWAYVVGCAIAIKKGCKNAADAAEAIGIGLQAFCIPGSVADDRKVGIGHGNLAAMLLREETKCFAFLAGHESFAAAEGAIKIAAKADKVRKEPLRCILNGLGKDAAQIISRINGFTYVQTQFDYYTGELKVVREIAYSDGPRAKVKCYGADDVREGVAIMWKEGVDVSITGNSTNPTRFQHPVAGTYKKERVLAGKPYFSVASGGGTGRTLHPDNMAAGPASYGMTDTMGRMHSDAQFAGSSSVPAHVEMMGFLGIGNNPMVGCTVACAVDVATALNK; encoded by the coding sequence ATGATTAGAGAAGTAAAATTTGAAAGTCAAGACCGTCGTATCAAAGGTATCATCGAAGCCTTGAACGCCAACGGCATCAAAGACATAGAGGAAGCTAACGCCATCTGCGAAGCTGCCGGACTCGATCCTTATAAGACGTGTGAAGAGACTCAGCCTATCTGCTTTGAGAACGCAAAATGGGCTTATGTTGTAGGTTGTGCCATCGCTATCAAGAAAGGCTGCAAGAACGCTGCAGATGCTGCCGAAGCAATCGGTATCGGTTTGCAGGCATTTTGTATTCCGGGTTCTGTAGCCGACGACCGCAAGGTAGGTATCGGTCACGGTAATCTGGCTGCCATGTTGCTCCGCGAAGAGACTAAGTGTTTTGCTTTCTTGGCAGGTCACGAATCATTCGCTGCTGCAGAAGGTGCAATCAAAATCGCAGCTAAAGCTGACAAAGTACGTAAAGAACCTTTGCGTTGTATCCTGAACGGTTTGGGCAAGGATGCTGCACAAATCATCTCCCGTATCAACGGCTTTACATATGTTCAGACTCAATTCGACTACTATACAGGTGAACTGAAAGTTGTTCGTGAAATCGCATACAGCGATGGTCCTCGTGCCAAAGTAAAATGCTACGGTGCTGACGACGTTCGCGAAGGTGTGGCTATCATGTGGAAAGAAGGCGTAGACGTATCCATCACAGGTAACTCTACCAACCCGACCCGTTTCCAGCACCCTGTTGCAGGTACTTACAAGAAAGAACGCGTTCTTGCAGGTAAGCCCTATTTCTCAGTAGCATCCGGTGGCGGTACGGGTCGTACGCTTCACCCGGATAACATGGCTGCCGGTCCTGCTTCTTACGGCATGACGGACACTATGGGTCGTATGCACTCTGACGCTCAATTCGCTGGTTCTTCATCAGTTCCCGCTCACGTGGAAATGATGGGATTCCTGGGTATCGGTAACAACCCGATGGTAGGATGTACAGTGGCTTGTGCGGTTGACGTGGCTACTGCCTTGAACAAGTAA
- a CDS encoding DMP19 family protein has product MVEVTDAALQQAAGEGMDAFIQVFTDAYKRVIGGELTADTMPLLTGEQHSLLAYQIFRDELMEGGFCQLVQNGYGGYIFANPFAKVMRLWGVGDLSKLVYAAKKIYDVHREDLERERTDDEFMAMYEQYEAFDELEDEFLEKEEEYTALVASYVDEHLESFAKIIK; this is encoded by the coding sequence ATGGTAGAAGTTACTGATGCGGCTTTGCAACAAGCTGCGGGCGAGGGAATGGATGCTTTCATCCAAGTATTTACAGATGCATATAAAAGAGTGATAGGCGGCGAACTTACTGCCGATACGATGCCGTTGCTTACCGGAGAACAGCATTCGTTGCTGGCGTATCAGATATTCCGCGACGAACTCATGGAAGGTGGCTTCTGCCAGTTGGTGCAAAACGGATATGGTGGCTATATCTTTGCCAATCCGTTTGCCAAAGTAATGCGTTTGTGGGGAGTGGGCGATTTAAGCAAATTGGTGTATGCCGCCAAAAAGATATATGATGTCCATCGTGAAGATTTGGAACGTGAGCGTACTGATGACGAATTTATGGCAATGTACGAGCAGTATGAGGCTTTTGATGAGTTGGAAGATGAGTTTCTGGAGAAAGAAGAGGAGTATACGGCTTTGGTTGCAAGCTATGTAGATGAACATTTGGAGTCGTTTGCGAAAATAATAAAGTAA
- a CDS encoding immunoglobulin-like domain-containing protein has translation MKQILFLLLITLCSCHSTTSKKGQENEADSSLLQEELYPDSIFKFKPIPTKEEQEQPSETTSFVLQPVPRDIPTGEAVSPTSLSMQTEYDYYPLSTTEVKLTVTNYSQQEYMCGNDYSLTYYNNDKRQWETLPTDPIIEDIAWILDPEYPSGEQTIKLYTSKVPNRAGKYRIYKTFNRNAQVAYAEFELVDEAGAKRLRKQMDAASWNGKTISSQNIYGSGMRGDSIFVNLINNSIHFQKLFRKEMLNYSAINYGAVRKPSPFTQRAYTDTLQISMKTEKPVYPIGTESVNVILTNKNLSQQNLFFGEYYFVARKQGEQWIPLHDNSLVHDIGIILKPDGDYHFKAKLYPLFNDNTSGQYRVYKEVEFNGTNKKWYMAAEFKIE, from the coding sequence ATGAAACAGATATTATTTTTATTACTAATAACCCTATGTTCTTGCCATTCCACTACTTCTAAGAAAGGGCAAGAAAATGAAGCAGACAGCAGCCTGTTACAAGAAGAGTTGTATCCAGACAGTATTTTTAAATTTAAACCTATTCCAACGAAAGAAGAACAAGAACAACCATCGGAAACAACATCCTTTGTCCTGCAACCTGTTCCGCGTGATATTCCTACGGGAGAAGCCGTCAGTCCTACTTCACTTTCCATGCAGACAGAATACGATTATTATCCACTGTCAACTACAGAAGTGAAACTAACCGTTACCAATTATTCCCAACAAGAGTATATGTGTGGAAACGATTACAGCCTTACCTATTACAATAATGATAAACGACAATGGGAAACATTGCCAACCGACCCGATTATTGAAGATATAGCTTGGATATTAGACCCTGAATATCCTTCGGGAGAACAGACAATCAAGCTTTATACTTCCAAAGTTCCTAATCGTGCTGGCAAATATCGTATCTACAAAACTTTCAACAGAAACGCCCAAGTTGCTTATGCAGAGTTTGAATTAGTTGATGAAGCCGGAGCCAAACGGCTGAGAAAACAGATGGATGCCGCCTCTTGGAATGGCAAGACAATTTCATCACAGAATATTTATGGCTCTGGTATGCGCGGTGATTCAATCTTTGTGAATCTGATTAATAATTCCATTCATTTTCAAAAATTATTCAGAAAGGAGATGCTTAACTATTCTGCCATTAACTATGGAGCAGTACGCAAACCTTCCCCCTTTACACAAAGAGCATATACCGACACACTGCAAATAAGCATGAAAACCGAGAAACCTGTTTACCCGATTGGAACAGAAAGTGTAAATGTAATACTAACCAACAAGAACTTAAGCCAACAAAATTTATTCTTTGGCGAATATTATTTTGTAGCACGCAAACAGGGAGAACAATGGATACCATTACATGACAACAGTTTGGTGCACGACATTGGCATTATATTGAAACCTGACGGTGATTACCATTTCAAAGCCAAACTCTATCCATTGTTCAATGACAATACTTCCGGTCAATATCGGGTTTACAAGGAAGTGGAATTTAACGGTACAAATAAGAAGTGGTATATGGCAGCAGAATTCAAGATTGAATAA
- a CDS encoding iron-sulfur cluster assembly scaffold protein produces MTYSHEVEHMCVVKKGPNHGPAPIPEEGKWVKSKEIVDISGLTHGVGWCAPQQGACKLTLNVKEGVIQEALVETIGCSGMTHSAAMAAEILPGKTILEALNTDLVCDAINTAMRELFLQIVYGRTQSAFSEGGLIIGAGLEDLGKGLRSQVGTLYGTLAKGPRYLEMAEGYIKTIALDKNDEICGYEFVHMGKFMDEIKKGTDANEALKKVTGTYGRFTAEQGAVKHIDPRHE; encoded by the coding sequence ATGACTTATTCACACGAAGTGGAACACATGTGTGTTGTAAAGAAAGGTCCTAACCACGGACCGGCTCCCATACCCGAAGAAGGCAAATGGGTAAAATCAAAAGAAATAGTTGATATTTCAGGTCTGACACATGGTGTAGGTTGGTGTGCTCCTCAGCAAGGTGCTTGTAAACTGACTTTGAACGTTAAAGAAGGTGTCATCCAAGAAGCATTGGTTGAAACAATCGGCTGCTCCGGTATGACTCACTCGGCTGCTATGGCTGCTGAAATCCTTCCGGGCAAGACAATCCTTGAAGCATTGAACACCGACCTCGTTTGCGACGCTATCAATACAGCAATGCGCGAACTCTTCCTGCAAATCGTTTACGGTCGTACTCAGTCTGCTTTCTCTGAAGGCGGTTTGATTATCGGTGCCGGTCTGGAAGACTTAGGTAAGGGATTGCGCAGCCAGGTAGGTACTCTATACGGTACTTTGGCAAAGGGTCCCCGTTACCTGGAAATGGCAGAAGGTTATATCAAGACTATTGCTCTTGACAAAAACGATGAAATCTGCGGATATGAATTCGTTCACATGGGTAAATTCATGGATGAAATCAAGAAAGGTACTGATGCCAACGAAGCTTTGAAGAAAGTAACCGGTACTTACGGACGCTTCACTGCAGAACAGGGAGCTGTTAAACACATTGATCCACGTCACGAATAA
- the smpB gene encoding SsrA-binding protein encodes MKQAPINIKNKRATFDYELVDTYTAGIVLTGTEIKSIRLGKASLVDTFCYFANSELWVKNMHIAEYFYGSYNNHNARRERKLLLTKKELDKLQRGSKDPGFTIIPVRMFINEKGLAKVVVALAKGKKQYDKREALKEKDDKRDMARAFKR; translated from the coding sequence ATGAAACAAGCTCCTATAAATATTAAGAATAAACGTGCCACATTCGATTACGAATTGGTAGATACCTATACGGCAGGCATTGTGCTCACCGGTACGGAAATTAAATCTATCCGTTTGGGAAAGGCAAGTCTGGTAGATACGTTTTGCTACTTCGCCAATAGCGAGTTATGGGTGAAGAATATGCATATTGCCGAATATTTTTACGGTTCGTACAATAATCATAATGCACGTCGGGAGCGTAAACTGCTGTTGACAAAGAAAGAACTGGACAAGTTGCAACGTGGTTCTAAAGACCCCGGCTTTACCATAATTCCTGTTCGTATGTTCATCAATGAAAAAGGGCTGGCAAAGGTAGTCGTAGCTCTTGCAAAGGGTAAGAAGCAATACGACAAGCGCGAGGCTTTGAAAGAAAAAGATGACAAACGCGATATGGCGCGTGCATTCAAACGATAA
- a CDS encoding Yip1 family protein, with amino-acid sequence MNYKELFHIAMQLISSPARAWEEISLEDRRKVFTAFVYPMIGLCGLSVFIGSLVAKGWGGPQSFQYAMTQCCAVAVSLFGGYFLAAYLINGLRVRMFAMDNDIPLVQQFAGYALVVSFMLKIIIGILPDFSIIALLLQFYIVYVVWEGSAILMKIAEKDRLRFTILSSMLLIACPAVIEFVFNKLTVVLN; translated from the coding sequence TTGAATTACAAAGAACTGTTCCATATAGCAATGCAACTGATTTCCTCTCCGGCACGTGCCTGGGAGGAAATTAGTTTAGAGGATAGGCGAAAAGTTTTTACAGCTTTTGTCTATCCTATGATTGGTTTATGCGGGTTGTCCGTCTTTATAGGCTCTTTGGTGGCTAAGGGATGGGGTGGTCCGCAAAGTTTTCAATATGCCATGACGCAATGTTGTGCGGTGGCGGTATCCTTGTTCGGGGGATATTTTTTGGCAGCCTATCTCATCAATGGGCTACGTGTCCGTATGTTTGCTATGGACAATGATATACCTTTGGTGCAACAGTTTGCCGGCTATGCGTTGGTAGTGTCTTTCATGCTGAAAATCATAATCGGCATATTGCCCGATTTCAGTATAATAGCCCTGTTGCTTCAATTTTATATTGTATATGTGGTGTGGGAAGGAAGTGCTATTCTGATGAAAATAGCGGAAAAAGACCGTTTAAGGTTTACCATTCTTTCTTCCATGTTGTTAATAGCTTGTCCGGCAGTAATAGAATTCGTTTTCAATAAGCTGACGGTAGTGCTGAACTGA
- a CDS encoding sugar kinase codes for MKKKSLSTDKKVVTFGEVMLRLTTPGFRRFSQTNEFIATYGGSEANVAVSLAHFGIPTEFVTRLPDNAVSRACINSLRASGLGTDGIVFGGKRLGLYYLECGAAFRNSNVVYDREGSSFATLRPGMIDWETIFADAGWFHWSGIAAALSQEGADACREALEIADRMGLTISCDLNFRKKLWNYGCTAAEVMQPLVQYSDVIFGAEPEYQEILGIQPVGFRAVDTADVSFESDLPSFEKFGQEVERLVPRCQKVFLELRNSITSNHNVLAAVLYSDGTLKHTGIYDIEHETDRVGAGDAFVGGMIYGLITYPDDDRKALDFALAASALKNTVYGDFNLVTVDEVESLMNGNTSGRVSR; via the coding sequence ATGAAAAAGAAATCCCTTTCCACCGATAAGAAAGTCGTTACTTTCGGTGAAGTTATGCTACGGCTTACTACGCCCGGTTTCCGCCGCTTTTCGCAGACTAATGAATTTATTGCTACATATGGTGGCAGTGAGGCTAATGTGGCAGTGTCTTTGGCGCACTTCGGCATTCCTACGGAATTTGTTACCCGTCTGCCCGATAATGCCGTGTCGCGTGCATGTATCAATTCGCTTCGTGCCAGCGGGCTGGGGACGGACGGTATTGTATTTGGCGGTAAACGTTTGGGATTGTATTATCTGGAATGCGGCGCAGCTTTCCGAAACTCCAATGTGGTGTACGACCGCGAGGGTTCTTCTTTCGCCACGCTTCGTCCGGGTATGATCGATTGGGAAACCATTTTTGCCGATGCAGGCTGGTTTCATTGGTCGGGCATTGCTGCCGCCCTTTCGCAAGAGGGAGCCGACGCTTGCCGGGAAGCGCTTGAAATAGCCGACCGTATGGGGCTTACCATCTCGTGTGATTTGAATTTCCGCAAGAAACTTTGGAACTACGGTTGTACTGCTGCCGAAGTGATGCAGCCGTTGGTGCAGTACAGCGATGTCATTTTCGGCGCAGAACCTGAGTATCAGGAGATTCTCGGCATACAGCCCGTAGGATTTAGAGCTGTTGATACCGCCGATGTTTCTTTTGAGTCTGATTTGCCATCTTTCGAGAAGTTCGGACAAGAGGTGGAGCGACTTGTCCCGCGTTGTCAAAAAGTGTTTCTGGAATTGCGTAATTCCATAACATCCAATCATAACGTGCTTGCTGCTGTTCTTTATTCCGATGGCACTTTGAAGCATACAGGCATTTATGATATTGAACATGAAACAGACCGTGTAGGCGCTGGTGATGCTTTTGTGGGTGGTATGATATACGGTCTGATCACTTATCCGGATGATGACCGGAAGGCATTGGATTTTGCTCTTGCCGCTTCCGCATTAAAAAATACCGTTTATGGAGACTTCAATCTGGTGACGGTGGATGAGGTGGAAAGCCTGATGAATGGAAATACATCGGGACGGGTATCGAGATAA
- a CDS encoding MFS transporter, protein MKTELKENGGLPAHILWTLAIVAGVSVANLYYNQPLLNVIRHELGVSEFKTNLIAMITQVGYAIGLLFIVPLGDLYQRKKIILTNFTLLIFSLIAIGAAPDIYIIWGASLITGICSMIPQIFVPIASQFSRPENKGRNVGIVISGLLTGILASRVVSGFVGEVLGWREMYFIAAGMMMLCAIAVLKILPDIQPTFQGKYGDLMKSLFSLIKDYPSLRIYSIRAGIAFGSFLAMWSCLAFKMGQAPFYADSDVIGILGLCGIAGASTASLVGKYVKKVGIRNFNFIGCGLILLAWASLYFCGNTYAGIIAGVLLIDIGMQCIQLSNQTSIFDICPSASNRVNTIFMTTYFTGGSLGTFLAGSCWQTWGWVGVAGIGTVLTLLSLLITICHKEQQHALFP, encoded by the coding sequence ATGAAAACGGAATTAAAGGAAAACGGAGGGCTCCCGGCACATATACTCTGGACGCTTGCTATCGTGGCAGGTGTCTCTGTAGCCAATCTGTACTATAACCAACCCTTGCTGAACGTAATACGCCACGAGCTGGGCGTGTCCGAGTTCAAAACCAACCTTATTGCCATGATAACGCAAGTGGGCTATGCTATCGGTTTGCTGTTCATCGTGCCATTGGGCGACCTCTACCAGCGGAAAAAGATTATCCTGACAAACTTTACCTTATTGATATTCTCGCTCATCGCCATAGGTGCGGCCCCCGACATCTACATCATATGGGGAGCTTCGCTCATCACCGGAATCTGCTCCATGATACCGCAGATCTTCGTGCCGATAGCTTCCCAGTTTTCCCGTCCGGAGAATAAAGGACGCAACGTAGGCATCGTCATATCCGGTCTGCTCACCGGCATACTCGCCTCGCGCGTCGTCAGCGGGTTTGTCGGCGAAGTGCTGGGTTGGCGCGAAATGTACTTCATTGCGGCAGGCATGATGATGCTGTGCGCCATTGCCGTGCTGAAAATACTGCCGGACATACAGCCTACATTCCAGGGAAAGTACGGCGATTTGATGAAATCCCTGTTCTCCCTTATCAAAGACTATCCGTCTTTGCGCATCTACTCCATACGCGCAGGCATTGCATTCGGCTCTTTCCTCGCGATGTGGTCGTGCCTCGCATTCAAAATGGGACAAGCCCCGTTCTATGCCGACAGTGATGTTATCGGCATTTTGGGACTATGCGGAATAGCAGGTGCATCTACCGCATCCCTCGTAGGGAAATATGTGAAAAAAGTAGGAATACGCAACTTCAACTTTATCGGCTGCGGTCTGATTCTACTGGCATGGGCATCGCTCTACTTCTGCGGCAACACCTATGCCGGCATCATTGCCGGCGTGCTACTGATAGATATCGGCATGCAGTGCATCCAGCTCAGTAACCAAACGAGCATTTTCGATATATGCCCTTCGGCATCCAACCGGGTAAACACTATTTTCATGACAACCTATTTCACCGGCGGTTCATTGGGGACCTTCCTCGCCGGCAGTTGCTGGCAGACCTGGGGCTGGGTAGGAGTAGCAGGCATAGGCACGGTGCTGACCCTGCTGTCTCTTCTGATTACCATCTGCCACAAAGAGCAACAGCATGCCCTATTCCCTTGA
- the nhaC gene encoding Na+/H+ antiporter NhaC has product MSTTKKIPSPLVSFLPIVLLIGMLFATIRTFGSDALSGGSQISLLITTAVCVFIGVAFYRIPWRDYEIAITNNVAGVTSAIIILLIIGALSGVWMISGVVPTLIYYGMQIIHPDFFLTSTCVICALVSIMTGSSWTTIATIGIALLGIGKAQGFEEGWIAGAIISGAYFGDKVSPLSDTTVLAASVTDTPLFRHIRYMMITTIPSLVITLVIFTVMGFACETSGTEQIAEFTASLNARFHITPWLLIVPVVTGILIARKVPSIITLFLSTLLAATFAIIFQPELLHEISGNNDLFEGTMMSLYGSTSLQSDSAMLTELIATRGMAGMMNTIWLIICAMCFGGAMTASGMLGSITSVFVRFMKNTVSVVASTVGSGIFLNLATADQYISIILTGNMFSNIYEKKGYESRLLSRTTEDAVTVTSALIPWNTCGMTQATILSVPTLTYLPYCFFNLISPLMSILVAAIGYKIVRRK; this is encoded by the coding sequence ATGAGTACAACAAAGAAAATTCCTTCCCCTCTTGTATCCTTTCTCCCCATCGTCCTCTTAATAGGAATGCTGTTTGCCACCATCCGCACTTTCGGCAGTGACGCTTTGAGCGGCGGAAGCCAGATATCCCTGCTCATCACCACAGCCGTTTGTGTCTTTATAGGCGTAGCTTTCTACCGGATTCCCTGGAGAGATTACGAAATAGCCATTACCAACAATGTGGCGGGAGTGACTTCCGCCATTATCATACTGCTGATTATCGGTGCGCTGAGCGGCGTATGGATGATTAGCGGAGTAGTCCCTACTCTCATATACTACGGAATGCAGATTATACATCCGGACTTCTTCCTCACCTCCACCTGCGTTATCTGCGCATTGGTGTCCATCATGACGGGAAGTTCGTGGACCACCATCGCCACTATCGGCATCGCCCTCCTGGGAATAGGCAAGGCGCAAGGGTTTGAAGAGGGCTGGATTGCAGGTGCCATTATTTCGGGAGCGTATTTCGGCGATAAAGTATCGCCGCTGTCGGATACAACGGTACTTGCCGCATCCGTCACGGACACTCCGCTGTTCCGCCATATCCGCTACATGATGATTACCACCATTCCGTCGCTCGTCATTACGCTGGTTATCTTTACGGTAATGGGATTTGCCTGCGAAACCAGCGGTACGGAGCAGATAGCCGAGTTTACCGCATCGCTGAATGCCAGATTCCACATTACGCCGTGGCTGCTGATTGTTCCGGTGGTTACGGGAATATTGATTGCACGCAAAGTACCCTCTATCATCACCCTGTTTCTATCCACGCTTCTGGCTGCAACTTTCGCTATTATATTTCAGCCCGAACTGCTGCACGAGATTTCCGGAAACAATGATTTGTTTGAAGGGACAATGATGAGCCTGTACGGCAGTACCAGCCTGCAAAGTGACAGTGCCATGCTGACTGAGCTGATTGCCACACGGGGCATGGCAGGAATGATGAACACGATATGGCTCATTATCTGCGCCATGTGTTTCGGTGGAGCAATGACGGCAAGCGGTATGCTGGGAAGCATCACTTCCGTATTCGTCCGGTTCATGAAGAATACGGTCAGTGTGGTAGCATCCACCGTCGGTTCGGGAATATTTCTCAATCTTGCCACAGCCGACCAATACATCAGCATCATCCTTACCGGAAACATGTTCAGCAACATCTACGAGAAGAAAGGATACGAAAGTCGCCTACTGAGCCGCACCACGGAAGATGCCGTTACCGTAACCTCGGCCCTCATCCCGTGGAACACGTGCGGAATGACTCAGGCCACCATTCTGAGCGTACCCACACTGACCTATCTCCCCTATTGTTTCTTCAACCTCATCAGCCCGCTGATGAGCATACTCGTTGCGGCAATCGGATATAAGATAGTGAGAAGGAAATAA